A window from Acidimicrobiia bacterium encodes these proteins:
- a CDS encoding WHG domain-containing protein: MTGRRGLTAEAVVDAATAIVEAEGTSGLTLSRVARELGVKPPSLYNHVTRLDTLRRDVAMRAIENLATRLSAAAMGRTGRAALHAIAVEFRSYAAAHPGLYELTARARPDDEEYARVSMRPVEPVLAILRGYDLDEEEAIHAARTLRAALHGFVSLEGIGGFGLEVEVDASFAWLVERLADALESSAVRS; encoded by the coding sequence TTGACCGGGCGCAGAGGACTCACCGCGGAGGCGGTCGTCGATGCCGCCACCGCCATCGTCGAAGCGGAGGGAACATCGGGGCTCACGCTGAGCCGGGTCGCCCGGGAGCTGGGCGTCAAACCGCCTTCGCTGTACAACCATGTCACCCGACTCGACACCCTCCGCCGCGACGTCGCCATGCGGGCCATCGAGAACCTCGCCACCAGGCTCAGCGCGGCGGCCATGGGCCGCACAGGACGGGCTGCCTTACATGCCATCGCCGTTGAGTTCCGCTCCTACGCCGCCGCCCACCCCGGCCTCTACGAGTTGACTGCTCGAGCGCGGCCCGACGACGAGGAGTACGCCAGAGTCTCCATGCGGCCCGTGGAACCGGTCCTCGCCATCCTGCGCGGATACGACCTCGACGAGGAGGAGGCGATCCATGCCGCCCGGACGCTTCGGGCTGCGCTCCACGGGTTCGTGTCGCTCGAGGGCATCGGCGGGTTCGGACTCGAGGTAGAGGTGGACGCATCATTCGCATGGCTCGTCGAGCGGCTCGCCGACGCACTCGAATCGTCCGCGGTACGGAGCTAG
- a CDS encoding DUF4386 domain-containing protein, whose amino-acid sequence MEATPTYRNNAIWAGIFFIIATAFLFVGEAFYKPALTDPDVLTAAAGAKNDIPLGVLIEFACVLAIPLIAVALYPVLRRVSATLAIGYVAFRLFEAAIFFQIEVDRLLVLAISREFVAAPTANTDQIDLLLRTLMGGEAWSGTSGSLYNIVFVVGMLMLNWMLWKSRLVPQWIAGWGMVLGTVLGGLAIVVLFLEVSSALAITLIAPLAVQEMVLALWFIFKGFDRAALDRLASEEAPLAMLQG is encoded by the coding sequence ATGGAAGCGACACCGACCTACCGGAACAACGCGATCTGGGCCGGGATCTTCTTCATCATTGCTACTGCGTTCCTGTTCGTTGGGGAGGCATTCTACAAGCCTGCCCTGACCGACCCAGATGTGCTGACCGCGGCAGCAGGTGCGAAGAATGACATCCCACTGGGCGTTCTCATCGAATTCGCCTGCGTTCTGGCGATTCCCCTGATCGCAGTCGCGCTGTACCCGGTGTTGCGGCGCGTCAGCGCCACTCTGGCCATTGGGTACGTGGCGTTTCGCCTGTTCGAAGCCGCGATCTTCTTTCAGATCGAAGTCGACCGGCTTCTGGTGCTGGCCATTTCCCGCGAGTTTGTGGCAGCGCCCACCGCCAACACCGATCAGATCGACCTGCTGTTACGCACCTTGATGGGTGGCGAAGCCTGGTCGGGCACATCCGGCTCCCTCTACAACATCGTCTTCGTGGTCGGGATGCTGATGTTGAACTGGATGCTCTGGAAATCGCGACTGGTGCCGCAGTGGATTGCAGGCTGGGGGATGGTCTTGGGAACGGTCCTCGGCGGGTTGGCGATCGTGGTGCTCTTCCTCGAGGTCTCGAGTGCCCTCGCCATAACGCTGATTGCCCCGCTTGCCGTGCAGGAAATGGTCCTGGCTCTTTGGTTCATCTTCAAGGGCTTCGACCGGGCGGCCCTCGACAGATTGGCGAGCGAGGAAGCTCCCCTCGCCATGCTCCAGGGATGA
- a CDS encoding mechanosensitive ion channel family protein — translation MEPTLVLAQETLTDACGADPGPLCELILDITGNESLASASDWFQAPLAALLILAVAWLVNRIVRRMISRMVDRMVASREAEQASEAVEAEAKARNERRPNLRQRALARALDLRESSERAAQRARTLGNVMGGLASIIIYTMAALMALAEFDVNLGPLIASAGIVGIALGFGAQSLVKDYLSGIFMLIEDQYGVGDVIDVGDAAGVVEAVSLRTTQLRDVHGTLWHFPNGEIRRVANKSQEWARAVLDVEVAYDTDIARAMSVIKRVADEVWEEAPDNATILEEPEIWGVEAFGANAIALRLAMKVEPAEQWTTARLVRGRLKEAFDAEGIEIPFPQRTVWMHQVEAEPTEEPVGGAVEDHAHEEIVAEEPAEEEAGE, via the coding sequence ATGGAACCCACCCTCGTGCTTGCTCAGGAAACGCTCACCGATGCGTGCGGTGCCGACCCGGGCCCCCTGTGTGAGTTGATTCTCGACATCACAGGCAACGAATCGCTCGCGTCGGCATCGGACTGGTTTCAGGCGCCGCTGGCTGCCCTGTTGATTCTCGCCGTCGCCTGGCTGGTCAACCGGATCGTTCGCCGGATGATCTCGAGAATGGTCGACAGGATGGTGGCAAGCCGCGAAGCCGAGCAAGCTTCGGAAGCTGTGGAAGCAGAGGCCAAGGCTCGAAACGAGCGCCGGCCGAATCTCCGGCAGCGGGCACTGGCCCGGGCCTTGGACTTGCGCGAGTCTTCTGAACGCGCCGCGCAGCGCGCCCGCACCCTCGGCAATGTGATGGGCGGCCTGGCCTCGATCATTATCTACACGATGGCCGCCTTGATGGCGCTCGCCGAGTTCGACGTCAACCTGGGACCTCTCATCGCCAGCGCCGGGATTGTGGGTATTGCTCTGGGCTTCGGTGCCCAGAGCCTGGTGAAGGACTACCTGAGCGGGATCTTCATGCTGATCGAAGATCAGTACGGCGTCGGGGATGTCATCGATGTCGGCGATGCGGCCGGGGTGGTCGAGGCGGTGAGCCTGCGCACCACCCAACTTCGGGACGTTCATGGCACGTTGTGGCACTTTCCGAATGGTGAGATTCGTCGTGTGGCCAACAAGTCTCAGGAGTGGGCCCGCGCGGTGTTGGATGTCGAGGTCGCATACGACACCGACATTGCCCGGGCGATGTCGGTCATCAAGCGCGTTGCTGATGAGGTGTGGGAAGAGGCCCCGGACAACGCCACCATCCTGGAGGAACCGGAGATATGGGGCGTTGAGGCGTTTGGGGCGAATGCCATCGCTCTTCGTCTGGCCATGAAGGTGGAACCGGCCGAACAGTGGACCACCGCCCGCCTGGTTCGTGGGCGCCTCAAAGAGGCTTTCGATGCCGAAGGAATCGAGATACCGTTTCCGCAGCGCACCGTGTGGATGCATCAGGTCGAGGCCGAGCCAACCGAGGAACCGGTCGGTGGCGCCGTGGAAGACCACGCCCACGAGGAAATAGTTGCCGAGGAGCCGGCAGAGGAGGAAGCGGGGGAGTAG